Part of the Ardenticatenales bacterium genome is shown below.
CCGTTTTCTTCAAACAGCAGCGCGTGGGCGAAAACGGCCGGCTGTTCACCATGTACAAGTTCCGCTCCATGATCGTTGGCGCGGATAAGATGCAGCAGCAGGTCAACCGGGTCGACGCCCACGGCCAAATTATCCACAAGCAGGCCAATGACCCGCGCATCACGCGCGTGGGTCGCTTCATTCGCCGCACCAGTCTCGACGAACTGCCGCAGTTGCTCAACGTCATCAAAGGGGACATGAGCCTGGTGGGGCCGCGCCCGGAACTTCCCTGGCTGGCGGCGCAGTATGAACCGTGGCAGCGCAAGCGTTTCTCCGTGCCCCAGGGGATTACGGGCTGGTGGCAGGTCAATGGCCGTTCCGACAAGCCCATGCACCTGCATACCGAAGACGACCTCTACTACGTGCAAAACTACTCGTTGTGGATGGATATTTATATCCTGCTGAAGACGCTCTGGGTGGTGCTGCGTGGCAAGGGGGCGTATTGAAGGTCAACTCTCAATCTGGCCCCCCCCTGGCGTAGAAGGCGGAAGGAAGGATGAAGGGTAGCGGCGGGTGGCGATGGGGTGATCCGTGGCTGTGGGTGGAGGGGAGCGTGCTGTTGCTGGCGGCTCCCTTCTTGTTGTTTCCCACGCAATTCTACCTGGGGACCTGTGTGACTTTGCTGCTGTTGGCGGGCGTCTGGTTATGGCGCTGCCGGCATTTTCCGTCCACCCCCTTCAACCTTCCCCTGCTGCTGTGGAGCCTCGCCCTCATTGCCGGCATCCTCGTCACCGCCGACCCCGACCTGACCCTGCCCAAAGCCACCGGCCTCATCCTCGGCCTCGGCGTCTGGCGCTTTGCCGCCCGCTACATCACCGACGAGCGGCGGCTGCGCTGGGTGGGGCTGGCCTACTTGCTGCTGGGGCTAGGATTCGCTGCCCTGGGCGCGTTCAGCGCCAACTGGTACACCAAAGTCCCCTTTTTACGCGGCGTGGTCGCCCTCCTGCCGGCAAATCTCCTCCAACTTCCCGGCAGCCCGGATACCGGCGTGCAGCTCAACCAACTTGCCGGCACGCTCATCCTGCTCCTTCCCCTCTTGCTCTCCCTCTCCTTCGCCTGGCCCATAAAAAACAGGCGCGACTGGCTGTGGCGCGGCGGCTTCCTCCTCCTGACATTGGGGCTGGGGGTATTGCTGCTGCTCTCTCAATCTCGTAGTGGCTGGCTGGGCATGATTGCCGGCATCTTCACCTCGTTGGCCCTGTGGCGGGGGATGGCGGAGACGCCCGCCGTGCGCCGCCGCCTGACCGCGCTGCTGGCGGCGCTGTTGCTGGGGGGCCTGCTGCTGGCGCTATCCATCGGGCCGGCGCGTTGGCAGCAAATCATTGAGGAACCCCCGCGCGAGACGGCAATCGGCACGTTGGGGACAATTCGCTTCCGCCTGGAGGTGTGGCAGTGGGCCGTTGCCGGCATTCAAGACTTCCCCTTCACCGGCACCGGACTGGGCAGCTTCCGCCAGGTCGTCCACCGCTTCTACCCCATCAACACCCCCCTCTCCTACGACATCGCCCACGCGCACAACATCTTCTTGCAAGTCGCCCTGGACCTGGGGCTGCCCGGCCTCGTCGCCTATCTGGCGCTACTCTTGCTCGCCGGCGTCATTGGCTGGCAGGCCGCCCGCCGCGCGCCACCGCTGCGCCCCTGGGCCATTGGCCTCCTTGCCGGCCTCGTCGCCCTGCACGTCTACGGCCTGGCCGACGCCCTCGCCCCCGGTTCCAAGCCCGCCCTCCTTTTCTGGCTGGCATTGGGACTGCTTGCCGGCATGTCCCGCCTAAAACCCGGTTTCTCCGAGAAACCCGGTTCTTAACCCACGTTTGCTGCCGGTCGTCTCCTCACTCCCTGACATCTGTCACTACTACCCGACCCCGGCTTGCGCTATCTTCCAGCCATGGTCCGGCGCGTGCCGCCCCCCGTGGCGGCCTCCTTTCGCGGACCCATCATCCATGTGCCCGCCATCGCCGGGTTCGTGAACCATGTCAATGTTCCGTGGGCAGATCCCGTTTGACGCGCGCTTCGCCAACAAGCGGCAACCATCAACGCCGCCCCCTGCCTACCAGGAGATACACGTCTATGAATGCCAACAACGAAGTACGTATTGACGCGCTGCTACCGCCAGAAATGGCGGAACGGGCCGAAGCCATAGGCTCCAAAAAAGCGGCGCTTTCCTTCCTCCCCATGTTTATGCTCGCCGTCCTGGCGGGCGCGTTCATTGCTTTGGGCGCCATCTTTGCCACAACGGTCAGTGCCGGCACTTCCGCCGCCTGGCCCTACGGCGTCACCAAACTGCTCTCCGGGCTGGTCTTCTGCCTCGGCCTCATCCTCGTCGTCATCGGCGGGGCCGAACTATTCACCGGCAACAACCTGATCATCATGGCCTGGGCCAGCGGCAAAGTCAGCACCGCCGCCCTGCTGCGCAACTGGGGCATCGTCTACCTCGGCAACTTCGTCGGCTCCGTGGGAACCGCCGTCCTCATGCTGGGCAGCAAGCAGTACACCTTTGGCGGCGGCTCCGTGGGCGCAACCGCCTTGAGCATCGCCGCCGGCAAAGTCAGCCTCGGCTTCTGGCAGGCCATCGCCCTCGGCATCCTCTGCAACACGCTCGTATGCCTGGCCGTCTGGCTCACCTTCAGCGCCCGCAGCGCCATTGACAAAATCGCCGCGATCATTTTCCCCATCACGGCCTTCGTCGCCGCCGGATTTGAACACAGCATTGCCAACATGTACTTCATTTCCTACGGCTTGCTGGTGAAGATGTTCGATGCCTCCTTTGCCGCGAGCACGGGGGTGGACCTCTCCGGGTTGACCTGGGGCGGCTTTCTCTGGCGCAATTTGCTCCCCGTAACCATCGGCAATATTATCGGTGGCGGCGTCCTGGTGGCCGCCGTCTATTGGCTCGTTTTCTTGAAAAGGCGCTGAGTGATTGGCCCATCATGCCACACCCGGCATTATCAGGAATAGATGACGACAAAACCAATCTTCGTTAAACGGTTGATCATTCCCAGCGAACATGGCGCCTGGGTCTGGCTGTTCGTGCCTTACGTGGTGGGGCTGCTGGTCGCGCCGCGATTGGCCGGGCCGACGACGCACGCAGGGCTGGCGGCGATGCTGGTTGGCCTGGGTGGCCTGAGCGCGTTCTTGCTGCGCCAACCGGCCACGGCCTGGATGCGCATGCGCCAGGGGCGGGGGAATCTGGCGCTGGCTCCACTGGCGGCGGGGTGGACGGCGGGGCTGGCGTTCCTGGCGCTGCTCTGTTTTCTGGGGCTGCTGCTGTTGGGGCGGACCGCTTTGTTTAGCCTGATGGGGGTAGGGGGCGGGATTTTCCTGCTTTATTTGTATGCGGCGCGGCGGGGGCGTGCCGGCATGAGAGCCTTGTGGATGGAGGCCGCGGGAGCTGCCGGGCTTTCCATGATGGCCCCTGCCGCCGTGATCGCCGTGAGCGGCCAGATGTTGCCTGCCGCCTGGACCCTGTGGGGTGTCCTGGCGACACAGAACGTGTTGGCCGTCCTTTATGTGCGTCTGCGTCTGGCGGATACCAAAGGTCGTCCCGTGGCCCGGCGCATGGTGATGGTGACGCACGCGGCGGGCGTGCTGCTCGTCAGCGGCGCCGGCATTCTCGGCTGGACGCCTTTGTTGATTGTCGTGCCCTTCCTCGCCTTCATGCTGCGCGCCTGGTGGGCCGCCGCCCACCCCCGCCCCGTGCCCAATGTGCGGCGCTTTGGCTTCCTGGAACTGGCCGTCGCTGCCCTCGCCGGTTGCTGGTTCATCTTTAGCTATTTTTGATCAACCGAGAAGGGGGGTGTGAATCGTTGCGATTCTTCACCCTATGTAGATTTCGCCAGACTTGAGTCAAGAACCTGAATTCTCATGCCTCTCCAGGACCCGGCCACACCGCCCCTAAAGGTTAAAGTCCAAACCGATCTACCTGCGTCATTCCGCTGACGCGCTTCGCTCAGCGCGGTCATCCGCGCATAGACCGTTATGGTACGGTAAACCCATCAAAAAAGACCAGATTGCCATTGGCGTCGGGATGATGGGTTCCCAGGGCGCGAATTTGAATCTGGTGCGTGCCGGGGGAAAGCCCGCTGATATTTTCTTCCACCTGGAACTGCCAGGTGGGACTGTAGGTGTCCACAAGGGCCGCGGGCGATCCGTCCACGAGGATGACGGCCTGCCCACACAGATTACAACGCGCCGTTATCCAGTTGAACTCGGAGCCTGTGATAGTGAAACTTGTGGTAGCGTTGGCCGTCTGTGCCAGCCGGAGGCTGCCTAGTTGCGCTTGAGCCAGCGCCAGGCCGCTCCATGATCTGTAAATAACGGCGGGGTTTGTATCGTCCACAACGGTTGCGCCAACCTGGAACGCATCCAACCGCACTTCTGTTCCCGTGGCGTTTGGGTTCTTCTGGCCGGACGCGACGAACAATACCATGTGCGGGCTGTTGGTCAGCCCCGAGTATTGCACGGGCACGTTGCAACTGGCAACCGGGTTGTAAAGGTCAAGCGCCCCCTGAAACACGCCATCTATTAGCGGGAAGGCAATACCTAGATTCGGTCCCTGGCAGACGCGCAAGATGATGCTGCTGCTGGACTGTGTGGCGCGGTAAGCAAGCCATTGGTTTGTTTGCGAAGCGGCGCGATAGCCGCCGCCAATGGCCGTGGCCGACTCGCCGCCGTACCAGCCGTCATACTGTATCAGGTAGCTGACGTCGTCCGCGACGAAGGGTTCAGGGGGGATGACGGTCTTTTCCTCCAGGGCAATTTCGCTGACCACGGGCTGGAATGGTTCCGTGATGTGGACATAGATGCTGCCATCGGCGTAGCTGGCGGTCGGTACATCCACTGTGAGGTAGGCGGGAACGCCGCTCAAGGGTTGGTCGCTGAGGACAGGTTGCCCATCTACCAGAATGCTTTGCACACGTCCGCCATTGTCTCCTTCGTAGAAGGTGAGATTGAGTTGATAGGCGCGGGTGTTGTCGAGCTGGTCAAAACGGTAGATGATGGGGGCCTGGTCCGCGTAGCGTACGGTTTGATAGGGCAGGTTGCCCCAACTGTTGTCGCTGCTGCTTCCTGGCAGCCAGCCACAGCCATCCGCCGCGCCGACGTAGACGGCTTCATCGGGCAGGCCGCTGTCCCGGTAGCAGTAACGCACGTCGCTCAACGTGAGTTCGCTGACAACGGGGCCGCCCAGACCGCCACCGGTTTTCTCGATGGTGAGGGTGATGCTGTTGTCAATGGTATGGGCGGGGTCCAGCCGCAGGGAGATGGTCTGGGGGACGTTGCTGGCGGTGATGTTGGTGGCTGCTTCGACGCCGTCTACCAGTACGCGCAGGATGCGGCTGCCGCTACACAGGAAGAAGGTGAGGTCGAGGTGGTAGAAGCGGTCGGGGAGCAGGTTGTCGAAGCGGTAGCGTAAGGATTCGCCGCTGTTGCGCTGGCGATAAGTCTGGTGGGGCTGGTTGCCACAACTGTTGACGACGATGCCCGCGTCCAGGTAGCCGAAGCCGATGGCGGGATCGTAGGGTGTTTCTGTGGGGGCGCCGGCGTCCAGGTAGATGGGATCACCCCAGCCGACGAGCACGGCTTGCGCGGTGGTGTTGTTGGTTTCGTCGTATTCGTTGACCGTGTTTTCGGCGTCGGCGATGGCGTAGAGGGTGGCGCTGCCGGTTTGTGAGGGGGTCCAGGGGAGGGTGATGGTGGTGGAGATGCCGGCATTAACCGCCACCGCCGCCGTTCCAATCAAGATACCGCCAGCCTCCGGATCACCCAGGTAAAGCGCCGTCAGACTGCCGCCCGCATCCGTTTCCCCACTGTTGTCCAACGTGACCGCCACGCTGCCCGGTAGCCCCTGTCGCAGGGTCTCCGCGGCGGCAATATCCATCACATGCAAATCGGCGCGACTGAGAACCGTGATCGGCGCGGCAGCCGTGTTGTTCTCCTCATCCAGTTCCGTGATCTGCTGCAACGGATCAACACTGACCCGGATCGTCACCGGTCCCAGGTAACTGCCGGTGTCCCACATGATGCTGGCCGTGGCGCTGTCGTTGCCGGCAATTGCCGGCACAAAATGGCTGCCCAACATCGTACGCTCCCCCGTGCCCCTGACTGCCCAAAACGTCACCACGACATTTTGCGCCACCAGCGGCCCCTCATTGCGCACCTCCGCCATCACGTTCACCAGGTCCATTTCCGAAGGCGTCGGGTTGCTAAACGACAGGTCATCCACACCCACCGCCAGGTCTACATCCGTGCCCGCGGTCAGAACGGCATTCGTGAGATAGAGCGTGCCGCTGCTTTGCAACGTCAGCGCCAGCGGCACATCCACGTTCTCGCCGCTGCTCGCGGGCTGCGCCGCCAGAAAGGTGTTGAGGGCCGCCGCCAGGTTAGGCGAGGGCAGGGTTGTGGGGGCTTGCCCGTCCCAACTGACCGCACCGCTCCATAGATTAACGCCATCGTCACCCACATCCAGGACGAAATCACCGCTGCCCGCGCTCTGCCCCACCGCCAGCAGGTCCAGCGTGGCGGTCAGGTAGGTGCGCTTGGGTAGCGTGAGCGTGAGTACCTGGGTGGTCGTTGGCGGCGCGAACGCCGCGTGGACACCATACTGCACCTGGAAGCGGGCAAAATCGCCGATGTCGGCGGGCAAGGCCAATTGCGTCGTATCGTTCGCTTTGGCCAGCGAGTAGACGCGCATCGTTTGCGCGGGAGTCCAGCCGCTGAAGTCCAGACCATCCCATGCTTGTGCCTGCCATGTATACACACCGTCGGTGGGCACAGCGGGTTGCCAGGCGGTCTCCGCGGACAGGGCAGACATATCGCTCCAGCCATCGCCTGCGATGGTTGCCTGGAATTGCCGCGTCGGATTTGGCGCGTCATCCGGGTCGCCGCCGTCGGTCCAGGTCAGGGTGATGGCCCGCCCTAACCAGCCCGCCCCGTCGGCGGGAGCCAGGTCAATGGGGGGATTCGGCGGTATGTTCACGGTGGCGCATTCGACGTTGCTCCAGCCCGTGTTGCCGCCGGCGTTGGACGCGCGCGCGCGGTAGCACCAGATACCGGCCGTGCGCCCGCTCAGGTTCTGGTTGGTGGCTCCGCCCAGATAGATTTGCGACCATGCGCCGCCATCGTGCTGTTCTTGCAGTTCATAGCTGGCCCCGCCAGGGACATCGGACCAACTGACCGTATAGCTGCCATCGCCGTCACTGTTCGCGATAGGATCGAGCGTCGGGGCCTGGGTGGGGCTGACGGCGGTGCATTGGCTACTGCTCCAGGGACCATCCCCGGCGGCGTTGTATCCCTGTACGCGGTAGCACCAGACGCCTGGGGCGTTGCCGTCGCGGCTTTTGCTGGTTCCGCTGCCTGTGTAGATGGTGGTCCAACTGCCTCCTTCATACTGTTCTTGCAGGCGATAGCCTGTGGCGCCTGTGACTGTGGTCCAACTGACCGTATAGTTGCCATCGGCGTCGCCCGCGGGGGCGCTGAGGGTGGGGGCGGCGGTCGGTGTGACGGTGGTGCATTGGTTGTTGCTCCAGCCGCTGGTTCCGCCATCGTTGGTGGCGCGCACGCGGTAGCACCAGGGGCCAGGCGTTTGCCCGCTGCGTGTTCTGCTGGTTCCGGTTCCTGTGTAGATGGTGTTCCAGGCGCCGGCATTATACTGTTCTTGTAGTTCGTAGGTGTCCGCGCCAAAAGCTGCCTGCCAGCTTACGGTGTAGCTACCATTCCCGTCCCCGTTGGCAATGCTGTTCAGGGTGGGCGCGCCTGGCGCTTGCAGGACAAATTTCATGGCGTCCATCCAGACGCGATAGGTGTAGGAGGGTTCGTTTACCTGATCGGTGACTTTGACGTAGCAGTTTGAGGAGGTGTGGCAGTCAATCGGTGTGCCGATGGCCCGCCAGCTACCCGGACTAAGCTGCTGGTTGTCGAGGAAGTTTTGGTCTGTGTCGTCGTTGGAGTGGATTTGCACGTGGGCGGATTGGGTGGTGGGCACGCCGCCGTAGCTGGGGTTCCAGCGGTACACTTGGTAGGAACCGTTGTGGGCGATGGTTGGCTGCCATTTGCCGTAGTCGACGGCGGCTCCCTGGACGCCATAGGTCCAGTAGGCATGGTTTGCGTAAGTGTTGCCGCCGTTGATGTATCCCCAGCCGGCGCCTGATTGCGTGAAGCAGCCGCTGAGGTTATCGCAAATGAATTCGGACTGGAGTACCTGGTTGGCGGGACGTGGTGTTTCCTGTTTTGGGAGGGCGGGAATGCCCGCGCCTTGCAGGTTCAGCGCCAGGTCGCTGCTACCGAGCCAGTTGCCTGTTGCGTCCAG
Proteins encoded:
- a CDS encoding O-antigen ligase family protein produces the protein MKGSGGWRWGDPWLWVEGSVLLLAAPFLLFPTQFYLGTCVTLLLLAGVWLWRCRHFPSTPFNLPLLLWSLALIAGILVTADPDLTLPKATGLILGLGVWRFAARYITDERRLRWVGLAYLLLGLGFAALGAFSANWYTKVPFLRGVVALLPANLLQLPGSPDTGVQLNQLAGTLILLLPLLLSLSFAWPIKNRRDWLWRGGFLLLTLGLGVLLLLSQSRSGWLGMIAGIFTSLALWRGMAETPAVRRRLTALLAALLLGGLLLALSIGPARWQQIIEEPPRETAIGTLGTIRFRLEVWQWAVAGIQDFPFTGTGLGSFRQVVHRFYPINTPLSYDIAHAHNIFLQVALDLGLPGLVAYLALLLLAGVIGWQAARRAPPLRPWAIGLLAGLVALHVYGLADALAPGSKPALLFWLALGLLAGMSRLKPGFSEKPGS
- a CDS encoding formate/nitrite transporter family protein, producing the protein MNANNEVRIDALLPPEMAERAEAIGSKKAALSFLPMFMLAVLAGAFIALGAIFATTVSAGTSAAWPYGVTKLLSGLVFCLGLILVVIGGAELFTGNNLIIMAWASGKVSTAALLRNWGIVYLGNFVGSVGTAVLMLGSKQYTFGGGSVGATALSIAAGKVSLGFWQAIALGILCNTLVCLAVWLTFSARSAIDKIAAIIFPITAFVAAGFEHSIANMYFISYGLLVKMFDASFAASTGVDLSGLTWGGFLWRNLLPVTIGNIIGGGVLVAAVYWLVFLKRR
- a CDS encoding YwiC-like family protein yields the protein MTTKPIFVKRLIIPSEHGAWVWLFVPYVVGLLVAPRLAGPTTHAGLAAMLVGLGGLSAFLLRQPATAWMRMRQGRGNLALAPLAAGWTAGLAFLALLCFLGLLLLGRTALFSLMGVGGGIFLLYLYAARRGRAGMRALWMEAAGAAGLSMMAPAAVIAVSGQMLPAAWTLWGVLATQNVLAVLYVRLRLADTKGRPVARRMVMVTHAAGVLLVSGAGILGWTPLLIVVPFLAFMLRAWWAAAHPRPVPNVRRFGFLELAVAALAGCWFIFSYF